From the genome of Miscanthus floridulus cultivar M001 chromosome 10, ASM1932011v1, whole genome shotgun sequence, one region includes:
- the LOC136488229 gene encoding uncharacterized protein, with protein MVPGAHKRLPNGILGLLCREHFPGLVRYAEALEPAYTYEHYVAAPDAEDETGRTYESVAERVMCEFWDFFKCAEGYEARAAKAAAKSFRGRISDMHYEARLQAIIDYCAVYEQRKVKKEDARLMHLTKEQYLKVPPRLVRQ; from the exons ATGGTCCCAGGTGCTCACAAAAGGTTGcccaatggcatcctgggtcttctctgTAGGGAACACTTCCCAGGCTTGGTTCGCTACGCCGAAGCTctggagccggcctacacgtacgAGCACTACGTCGCCGCCCCTGATGCGGAGGACGAGACGGGCCGCACGTATGAAAGCGTGGCGGAGCGGGTTATGtgcgagttttgg gacttcttcaaatGCGCCGAGGGCTACGAGGCGAGGGCGGCCAAGGCGGCGGCCAAATCTTTTAGAGGTCGCATCtcagacatgcattacgaggcgcggcTCCAGGCCATCATCGATTACTGTGCCGTCTACGAGCAACGGAAGGTAaagaaagaagatgcaagattaatgcatctgaccaaagagcagtacctgaag GTGCCTCCTAGGCTGGTGCGCCAATAA
- the LOC136485645 gene encoding uncharacterized protein, producing the protein MMVDRWVSGNWADNHTVLRERRLLMPGVSHHQGNLNIHEFGARWSAAHQNQPCGELKSWVLAHKGKATDNINWNPDDPAESFTNESIPERISQYTEAARGVHGADWDPHTADIDGDIVMRVGGGKKHGRYLIGNSTLDPHTTPTLSQVRTSSTSGSVPIRPRQDTSTHRVAALQAQVHALEEHKARVEEERQREREAERQRWEAERARFDALAQYVASLGVTMGRPAPLELFAPPPPYPYPPYSYNQSAGSNDVPEQPSSGGSWHQPYPQLPPHQQPSGGSGYQPYPHLPPQQQPPSGGWEPWG; encoded by the exons ATGATGGTCGACAGGTGGGTGAGTGGCAATTGGGCGGATAACCACACCGTCCTCCGGGAACGAcgtttgctgatgccaggtgtatcacaccaccagggcaaccttaacatccacgaattcggggctagatgg tcggctgcacatcaaaaccagccatgcggagagctcaagtcatgggttctggcccacaagggcaaggcgacagacaACATCAACTGGAACCCGGACGACCCAGCCGAGTCGTTCACCAATGAGAGCATCCCCGAGCGCATCAGTCAGTACACCGAGGCGGCAAGGGGAGTCCATGGGGCAGACTGGGATCCGCACACCGCGGACATTGACGGcgacatcgtcatgagggtgggaggaggcaagaagcatgggcggtacctcatcggcaacagcacgctcgacccgcacaccactcccactctctcacaggtccggacaagcagcacgagcggtagcgtgcccatacgcccaaggcaggacacttcgacgcatcgtgtggcagcactacag gctcaggtgcatgcgctcgaggagcataaggctagggtggaggaagagcgacagagggagcgggaggccgagcgacagaggtgggaggccgagcgggcgaggtttgacgccttggctcagtacgtggcaagtcttggcgtcacgatgggtcgtccagcgccactagagctgttcgctcctccaccgccttacccatacccaccttactcatac aatcaatcggcgggttcgaatgatgtgcctgagcagccgtcgtcgggagggtcgtggcaccaaccgtatccacaacttccgccgcatcagcagccgtcgggagggtcggggtaccagccgtatccacaccttccgccgcagcagcagccgccgtcaggagggtgggagccttgggggtga